Below is a genomic region from Citrobacter europaeus.
GCCCGGATAATGACTCGCTGACGTTATCTGGCGTACTGCTGCCGGAAGTGACCGGAGGCAGGCTGTCATTGCTGGCGCTGGAGTTGATGGCAGAGCAGGGCAAAGCCTGGCCTTTGATTGAAGGCAGCGGAACCATTTACGGCATGTTTGTTATTGAGAGTCTGAGCCAGACAAAGACGGAGTTTTTTGCCAGTGGAATGCCCAGGCGCATTGAGTTTACGATCACCCTCAAACGGGTTGATGAATCGCTGTCTGACATGTTCGGGAGCCTGAGTGACCAGCTCAGCAACCTGCAGGACTCTGCTGCCTCTGCGATTGGGGGGATTAAGAACACGGTAGGAGGATTGCTGCAGTGAACGTTAATTCTGATCTTCTGAATCTGAACAGCAAAAGCCCGGCTTTCAGTATCGTCATTGAAGGTAAGGACGTGACGACTGTGCTGGATACCCGCCTGATGAGTCTGACGCTGACGGATTACCGGGGCTTTGAAGCGGACCAGCTTGATCTGGAGCTGGACGACGCCGACGGGCTGATCGCCCTGCCGCGACGTGGGGCAGTGATTCAACTGGCGCTGGGCTGGAAAGGCCAGCCGCTTTTCCCTAAAGGGGCTTTTACTGTGGATGAAATTGAACACAGCGGTGCCCCTGACCGGCTGACCATCCGGGCGCGTAGC
It encodes:
- a CDS encoding phage tail protein; this translates as MMMVLGLYVFMLRTVPYQELQYQRSWRHAANSRVNRRPSTQFIGPDNDSLTLSGVLLPEVTGGRLSLLALELMAEQGKAWPLIEGSGTIYGMFVIESLSQTKTEFFASGMPRRIEFTITLKRVDESLSDMFGSLSDQLSNLQDSAASAIGGIKNTVGGLLQ